A section of the Hyphomicrobiales bacterium genome encodes:
- the pssA gene encoding CDP-diacylglycerol--serine O-phosphatidyltransferase gives MKRLFPPFEPEDEERARSSRFRRIPTRLLIPNLITLLALCMGLTAIRMALEARFEWAVAAIVIAAVLDSLDGRIARLLKSTSRFGAELDSLADFVNFGVAPAVLLYNWSLVELKSAGWIGVLAFSLCCALRLARFNVALERPRPAWMSKFFVGMPAPAGAITLLLPLYVEYLGIAEVRGLSPLVLVYCGAIAFLMVSRVPTFSGKALGMRVSRDMVMPIFVLVVLFAAFLLSFPWLTLATGTVAYLGSIPVSLWRYREFALAVEGRKRLEEPAAAAMLPPEAEEEEDRPVKLH, from the coding sequence ATGAAACGGCTGTTCCCGCCCTTCGAGCCCGAGGACGAGGAGCGCGCGCGAAGCTCGCGCTTTCGCCGCATTCCGACCCGGCTGTTGATCCCCAACCTGATCACGCTATTGGCGCTGTGCATGGGGCTGACCGCCATCCGCATGGCGCTGGAGGCCCGCTTCGAATGGGCGGTGGCGGCGATCGTCATCGCCGCGGTGCTGGATTCGCTTGACGGCCGCATCGCCCGGCTCCTGAAGTCGACCTCGCGCTTCGGCGCCGAGCTCGATTCGCTCGCCGACTTTGTCAATTTCGGCGTCGCTCCGGCGGTGCTGCTCTACAACTGGTCGCTGGTCGAGCTGAAGTCGGCGGGCTGGATCGGGGTGCTCGCCTTCAGCCTGTGCTGCGCGCTCAGGCTTGCCCGCTTCAACGTCGCCCTGGAGCGGCCGCGCCCGGCCTGGATGTCGAAATTCTTCGTCGGCATGCCGGCGCCCGCCGGCGCGATCACGCTGCTGCTGCCGCTCTATGTGGAGTATCTCGGAATTGCCGAGGTGCGCGGCCTGTCGCCGCTGGTCCTCGTCTATTGCGGGGCAATCGCCTTTCTCATGGTTTCGCGCGTGCCGACGTTTTCCGGCAAGGCATTGGGGATGCGCGTGTCGCGCGATATGGTGATGCCGATTTTCGTGCTGGTCGTGCTGTTCGCCGCCTTCCTGTTGAGCTTTCCGTGGCTGACGCTGGCGACCGGCACCGTCGCCTATCTCGGCTCGATCCCGGTCAGCCTGTGGCGCTACCGCGAGTTCGCCCTCGCCGTGGAGGGCCGGAAGAGGCTGGAAGAGCCTGCCGCCGCCGCCATGCTGCCGCCCGAGGCCGAGGAGGAGGAAGACCGCCCGGTCAAGCTGCACTGA
- a CDS encoding phosphatidylserine decarboxylase — protein MAAERNGAGSAGGIVDSIFSVLAPVHREGYLFVLVFAGISLILFAFAGRTAGWLGVIATAWCAYFFRDPARVTPLRNGLVVAPADGRISAIEEVEPAAELELGGGKCTRISIFMNLFDCHVNRVPVPGRVVKTAYRPGKFVNAALDKASEENEANAVVIETADGHRVGVVQIAGLVARRIVCFVKEGETLQAGDRFGLIRFGSRLDVYLPAGRQTLACLGQRAVAGETVLADLAADEPQRQGRKS, from the coding sequence ATGGCGGCGGAACGGAACGGAGCGGGGTCTGCGGGCGGCATCGTCGATTCCATCTTCTCCGTGCTGGCGCCGGTGCATCGCGAGGGTTATCTCTTTGTCCTCGTCTTCGCCGGCATAAGCCTGATCCTGTTTGCCTTCGCCGGCCGGACAGCCGGCTGGCTCGGCGTCATCGCAACGGCGTGGTGCGCCTATTTTTTCCGCGATCCGGCGCGGGTGACGCCGCTGCGCAACGGTCTCGTGGTGGCGCCGGCGGACGGGCGCATCTCGGCGATCGAGGAGGTCGAGCCGGCGGCGGAACTCGAGCTCGGCGGCGGCAAGTGCACCCGCATCTCGATCTTCATGAACCTGTTCGACTGCCATGTGAACCGCGTCCCGGTGCCGGGCCGGGTCGTGAAAACCGCCTATCGGCCGGGCAAGTTCGTCAATGCCGCGCTCGACAAGGCGAGCGAAGAGAACGAAGCCAACGCCGTGGTCATCGAGACCGCCGACGGCCACCGCGTCGGCGTCGTCCAGATCGCCGGGCTTGTCGCGCGCCGCATCGTCTGCTTCGTTAAGGAGGGCGAGACGCTGCAAGCCGGCGACCGGTTCGGGTTGATCCGCTTCGGCAGCCGGCTCGACGTCTATCTGCCGGCGGGAAGGCAGACGCTGGCCTGCCTCGGCCAGCGCGCGGTCGCCGGCGAGACGGTGCTCGCGGACCTTGCCGCCGACGAGCCGCAGCGCCAGGGCCGGAAAAGCTGA